One genomic segment of Drosophila melanogaster chromosome 3R includes these proteins:
- the CG31459 gene encoding uncharacterized protein has product MPVQEMFAIMDNIYHGLRRCFGPENQIEPPKYPAYNTLKKLGKRRRRVCKSILGSKHIRRNHFSTSEESVQNLSASELKEYFARPKLTAPKTVSHEPGISPSIDLIHRRRLQNRPLMLNAWQVLQVQWGGWWQRCWPTLVAASMQMSCGSSVLCHSLLGLYDDEESSPPIVVLMCYFGQAIKKLCKHADLAICSNGHSPNYVTTSAAMELIDIRDFFQHINNALVDFLLRAAESGMYMGDQLDYNN; this is encoded by the exons ATGCCAGTACAGGAAATGTTTGCTATTATGGACAACATTTACCATGGATTGCGCCGCTGCTTCGGACCTGAAAA TCAGATTGAACCCCCAAAGTATCCAGCTTACAATACGTTGAAAAAACTTGGTAAGCGACGTCGCAGAGTATGTAAAAGCATTCTCGGTTCGAAACATATACGGAGGAATCATTTTTCCACCAGCGAAGAAAGCGTCCAAAATTTGAGTGCCTCAGAACTCAAGGAGTATTTTGCAAGGCCAAAGTTAACAGCTCCCAAGACGGTGAGCCATGAGCCCGGCATAAGCCCTTCGATTGACCTGATACATCGTCGGCGACTCCAAAACCGCCCGCTGATGTTGAATGCCTGGCAGGTTCTTCAAGTTCAGTGGGGCGGTTGGTGGCAGAGGTGCTGGCCCACTCTAGTGGCAGCCAGTATGCAG ATGAGCTGCGGATCATCGGTCCTTTGCCATTCGCTGTTGGGGCTCTACGATGACGAGGAATCAAGTCCACCAATCGTGGTGCTCATGTGTTACTTTGGCCAGGCGATTAAAAAG CTTTGCAAACACGCTGACTTGGCCATTTGTAGCAATGGCCATAGTCCCAATTATGTGACCACATCGGCTGCCATGGAGCTGATTGACATTCGCGACTTTTTTCAACATATTAACAATGCCCTGGTAGACTTCCTGCTCAGAGCCGCCGAATCCGGAATGTATATGGGCGATCAATTGGATTACAATAACTGA
- the MICU3 gene encoding mitochondrial calcium uptake 3, isoform F: MAGLAARLTVKNCTIIAQRSSVIVGVGRSARFSSSSSQMGRIPGHKTRRLLTIVGGSAVSLAALAAFIKLRSAENPVNAVSLKRRMRDDSELENVKLTARERRFIKFASVEYDDQLYMTPQDFLDSVVEQEPRPRLKRRQLSSDEVDKYKENTPALKKGSTRLFRNLRDKGIVSYTEYLFLLSILTKPKSGFRIAFNMFDTDGNQRVDKDEFLVIISILAGALKDTQNVDPQTKRILSRLVSYDEQSQMTKPMAVPQAKRGIMERIFSGAWKEKHGEQEPEEELATPTPLENYVNDGEGLQRRHMVATTLQLHFFGKRGTGVINYDNFYRFMDNLQTEVLELEFHEFSKGNSVISELDFAKILLRYTYLATDEYDVFLERLLERVKDEKGISFHDFRDFCHFLNNLDDFTIAMRMYTLADRAISKDEFSRAVKICTGYKLSPHLIDTVFAIFDADGDGLLSYKEFIAIMKDRLHRGFKSVAKSEGWDAFKYCVRNEMKTMMKSAN, encoded by the exons ATGGCGGGTTTAGCGGCTAGATTAACGGTTAAAAACTGCACAATAATCGCCCAAAGGTCGAGTGTGATCGTCGGTGTTGGTCGATCGGCCAGATTTTCCAGTAGTTCGTCACAAATGGGCAGAATTCCGGGACACAAAACTCGACGTCTGCTTACTATTGTAGGCGGTAGTGCTGTTTCTTTAGCCGCCCTGGCGGCTTTCATCAAACTACGTTCCGCGGAAAACCCTGTGAATGCAGTTAGCCTAAAAAGGCGCATG CGCGACGATAGCGAGCTGGAGAACGTAAAACTGACGGCCCGGGAGCGCCGCTTCATCAAGTTTGCATCCGTGGAGTACGATGACCAGCTCTACATGACACCGCAGGACTTCCTAGACTCCGTTGTTGAGCAGGAGCCCAGAC CTCGCTTGAAACGACGCCAGTTGTCCAGCGATGAGGTGGATAAATACAAGGAGAACACGCCTGCTTTGAAGAAGGGTTCCACTCGTCTGTTTCGCAACCTAAGGGACAAGG GCATTGTCTCCTACACGgaatatttgtttttgctgtccATTCTAACAA aGCCGAAATCAGGATTCCGAATCGCATTCAACATGTTCGACACGGATGGAAATCAGCGCGTTGACAAGGACGAATTTCTAGTG ataatttccattttggccGGCGCTTTAAAAGACACTCAAAATGTCGATCCACAAACCAAGCGAATT CTCTCGCGTTTAGTGTCCTACGATGAGCAAAGCCAAATGACGAAACCCATGGCAGTGCCTCAGGCGAAAAGGGGTATA ATGGAGCGCATTTTCAGTGGCGCTTGGAAGGAGAAGCACGGCGAGCAAGAGCCGGAAGAGGAGCTCGCAACGCCCACTCCCCTGGAG AACTATGTAAACGATGGCGAGGGTCTGCAGCGGCGTCACATGGTGGCCACCACACTGCAGCTGCACTTCTTCGGCAAGCGGGGCACTGGGGTGATCAACTACGATAACTTCTACCGCTTCATGGACAACCTGCAGACGGAGGTGCTGGAGCTGGAGTTCCACGAGTTCTCCAAGGGCAACAGCGTCATCAGCGAGCTGGACTTTGCCAAAATCCTGCTGCGTTACACGTACTTGGCCACCGACGAGTATGATGTCTTTCTGGAGCGCCTGCTCGAGCGGGTCAAGGATGAGAAGGGCATATCCTTTCACGATTTCCGCGACTTTTGTCACTTCCTCAACAATCTGGATGACTTCACAATCGCCATGCGCATGTATACGCTGGCGGATAGAGCCATTTCAAAGG ATGAATTTTCGCGCGCTGTCAAGATCTGCACCGGCTATAAGCTAAGTCCTCACTTGATCGATACCGTGTTCGCCATCTTCGACGCGGATGGCGATGGCCTGCTGTCCTACAAGGAGTTCATAGCCATCATGAAGGATCGCCTGCATCGCGGCTTCAAA TCCGTGGCCAAATCGGAGGGCTGGGATGCTTTCAAGTACTGTGTGCGCAACGAGATGAAAACAATGATGAAGTCGGCAAACTAA
- the MICU3 gene encoding mitochondrial calcium uptake 3, isoform B, with amino-acid sequence MAGLAARLTVKNCTIIAQRSSVIVGVGRSARFSSSSSQMGRIPGHKTRRLLTIVGGSAVSLAALAAFIKLRSAENPVNAVSLKRRMRDDSELENVKLTARERRFIKFASVEYDDQLYMTPQDFLDSVVEQEPRPRLKRRQLSSDEVDKYKENTPALKKGSTRLFRNLRDKGIVSYTEYLFLLSILTKPKSGFRIAFNMFDTDGNQRVDKDEFLVIISILAGALKDTQNVDPQTKRIMERIFSGAWKEKHGEQEPEEELATPTPLENYVNDGEGLQRRHMVATTLQLHFFGKRGTGVINYDNFYRFMDNLQTEVLELEFHEFSKGNSVISELDFAKILLRYTYLATDEYDVFLERLLERVKDEKGISFHDFRDFCHFLNNLDDFTIAMRMYTLADRAISKDEFSRAVKICTGYKLSPHLIDTVFAIFDADGDGLLSYKEFIAIMKDRLHRGFKSVAKSEGWDAFKYCVRNEMKTMMKSAN; translated from the exons ATGGCGGGTTTAGCGGCTAGATTAACGGTTAAAAACTGCACAATAATCGCCCAAAGGTCGAGTGTGATCGTCGGTGTTGGTCGATCGGCCAGATTTTCCAGTAGTTCGTCACAAATGGGCAGAATTCCGGGACACAAAACTCGACGTCTGCTTACTATTGTAGGCGGTAGTGCTGTTTCTTTAGCCGCCCTGGCGGCTTTCATCAAACTACGTTCCGCGGAAAACCCTGTGAATGCAGTTAGCCTAAAAAGGCGCATG CGCGACGATAGCGAGCTGGAGAACGTAAAACTGACGGCCCGGGAGCGCCGCTTCATCAAGTTTGCATCCGTGGAGTACGATGACCAGCTCTACATGACACCGCAGGACTTCCTAGACTCCGTTGTTGAGCAGGAGCCCAGAC CTCGCTTGAAACGACGCCAGTTGTCCAGCGATGAGGTGGATAAATACAAGGAGAACACGCCTGCTTTGAAGAAGGGTTCCACTCGTCTGTTTCGCAACCTAAGGGACAAGG GCATTGTCTCCTACACGgaatatttgtttttgctgtccATTCTAACAA aGCCGAAATCAGGATTCCGAATCGCATTCAACATGTTCGACACGGATGGAAATCAGCGCGTTGACAAGGACGAATTTCTAGTG ataatttccattttggccGGCGCTTTAAAAGACACTCAAAATGTCGATCCACAAACCAAGCGAATT ATGGAGCGCATTTTCAGTGGCGCTTGGAAGGAGAAGCACGGCGAGCAAGAGCCGGAAGAGGAGCTCGCAACGCCCACTCCCCTGGAG AACTATGTAAACGATGGCGAGGGTCTGCAGCGGCGTCACATGGTGGCCACCACACTGCAGCTGCACTTCTTCGGCAAGCGGGGCACTGGGGTGATCAACTACGATAACTTCTACCGCTTCATGGACAACCTGCAGACGGAGGTGCTGGAGCTGGAGTTCCACGAGTTCTCCAAGGGCAACAGCGTCATCAGCGAGCTGGACTTTGCCAAAATCCTGCTGCGTTACACGTACTTGGCCACCGACGAGTATGATGTCTTTCTGGAGCGCCTGCTCGAGCGGGTCAAGGATGAGAAGGGCATATCCTTTCACGATTTCCGCGACTTTTGTCACTTCCTCAACAATCTGGATGACTTCACAATCGCCATGCGCATGTATACGCTGGCGGATAGAGCCATTTCAAAGG ATGAATTTTCGCGCGCTGTCAAGATCTGCACCGGCTATAAGCTAAGTCCTCACTTGATCGATACCGTGTTCGCCATCTTCGACGCGGATGGCGATGGCCTGCTGTCCTACAAGGAGTTCATAGCCATCATGAAGGATCGCCTGCATCGCGGCTTCAAA TCCGTGGCCAAATCGGAGGGCTGGGATGCTTTCAAGTACTGTGTGCGCAACGAGATGAAAACAATGATGAAGTCGGCAAACTAA
- the MICU3 gene encoding mitochondrial calcium uptake 3, isoform C yields MAGLAARLTVKNCTIIAQRSSVIVGVGRSARFSSSSSQMGRIPGHKTRRLLTIVGGSAVSLAALAAFIKLRSAENPVNAVSLKRRMRDDSELENVKLTARERRFIKFASVEYDDQLYMTPQDFLDSVVEQEPRPRLKRRQLSSDEVDKYKENTPALKKGSTRLFRNLRDKGIVSYTEYLFLLSILTKPKSGFRIAFNMFDTDGNQRVDKDEFLVIISILAGALKDTQNVDPQTKRILSRLVSYDEQSQMTKPMAVPQAKRGINYVNDGEGLQRRHMVATTLQLHFFGKRGTGVINYDNFYRFMDNLQTEVLELEFHEFSKGNSVISELDFAKILLRYTYLATDEYDVFLERLLERVKDEKGISFHDFRDFCHFLNNLDDFTIAMRMYTLADRAISKDEFSRAVKICTGYKLSPHLIDTVFAIFDADGDGLLSYKEFIAIMKDRLHRGFKSVAKSEGWDAFKYCVRNEMKTMMKSAN; encoded by the exons ATGGCGGGTTTAGCGGCTAGATTAACGGTTAAAAACTGCACAATAATCGCCCAAAGGTCGAGTGTGATCGTCGGTGTTGGTCGATCGGCCAGATTTTCCAGTAGTTCGTCACAAATGGGCAGAATTCCGGGACACAAAACTCGACGTCTGCTTACTATTGTAGGCGGTAGTGCTGTTTCTTTAGCCGCCCTGGCGGCTTTCATCAAACTACGTTCCGCGGAAAACCCTGTGAATGCAGTTAGCCTAAAAAGGCGCATG CGCGACGATAGCGAGCTGGAGAACGTAAAACTGACGGCCCGGGAGCGCCGCTTCATCAAGTTTGCATCCGTGGAGTACGATGACCAGCTCTACATGACACCGCAGGACTTCCTAGACTCCGTTGTTGAGCAGGAGCCCAGAC CTCGCTTGAAACGACGCCAGTTGTCCAGCGATGAGGTGGATAAATACAAGGAGAACACGCCTGCTTTGAAGAAGGGTTCCACTCGTCTGTTTCGCAACCTAAGGGACAAGG GCATTGTCTCCTACACGgaatatttgtttttgctgtccATTCTAACAA aGCCGAAATCAGGATTCCGAATCGCATTCAACATGTTCGACACGGATGGAAATCAGCGCGTTGACAAGGACGAATTTCTAGTG ataatttccattttggccGGCGCTTTAAAAGACACTCAAAATGTCGATCCACAAACCAAGCGAATT CTCTCGCGTTTAGTGTCCTACGATGAGCAAAGCCAAATGACGAAACCCATGGCAGTGCCTCAGGCGAAAAGGGGTATA AACTATGTAAACGATGGCGAGGGTCTGCAGCGGCGTCACATGGTGGCCACCACACTGCAGCTGCACTTCTTCGGCAAGCGGGGCACTGGGGTGATCAACTACGATAACTTCTACCGCTTCATGGACAACCTGCAGACGGAGGTGCTGGAGCTGGAGTTCCACGAGTTCTCCAAGGGCAACAGCGTCATCAGCGAGCTGGACTTTGCCAAAATCCTGCTGCGTTACACGTACTTGGCCACCGACGAGTATGATGTCTTTCTGGAGCGCCTGCTCGAGCGGGTCAAGGATGAGAAGGGCATATCCTTTCACGATTTCCGCGACTTTTGTCACTTCCTCAACAATCTGGATGACTTCACAATCGCCATGCGCATGTATACGCTGGCGGATAGAGCCATTTCAAAGG ATGAATTTTCGCGCGCTGTCAAGATCTGCACCGGCTATAAGCTAAGTCCTCACTTGATCGATACCGTGTTCGCCATCTTCGACGCGGATGGCGATGGCCTGCTGTCCTACAAGGAGTTCATAGCCATCATGAAGGATCGCCTGCATCGCGGCTTCAAA TCCGTGGCCAAATCGGAGGGCTGGGATGCTTTCAAGTACTGTGTGCGCAACGAGATGAAAACAATGATGAAGTCGGCAAACTAA
- the MICU3 gene encoding mitochondrial calcium uptake 3, isoform E — MAGLAARLTVKNCTIIAQRSSVIVGVGRSARFSSSSSQMGRIPGHKTRRLLTIVGGSAVSLAALAAFIKLRSAENPVNAVSLKRRMRDDSELENVKLTARERRFIKFASVEYDDQLYMTPQDFLDSVVEQEPRPRLKRRQLSSDEVDKYKENTPALKKGSTRLFRNLRDKGIVSYTEYLFLLSILTKPKSGFRIAFNMFDTDGNQRVDKDEFLVIISILAGALKDTQNVDPQTKRILSRLVSYDEQSQMTKPMAVPQAKRGINYVNDGEGLQRRHMVATTLQLHFFGKRGTGVINYDNFYRFMDNLQTEVLELEFHEFSKGNSVISELDFAKILLRYTYLATDEYDVFLERLLERVKDEKGISFHDFRDFCHFLNNLDDFTIAMRMYTLADRAISKDEFSRAVKICTGYKLSPHLIDTVFAIFDADGDGLLSYKEFIAIMKDRLHRGFKVSGRFFDYNEALDAYDEPDYPLFVAWRHRVCRHLDYFIDSDALWH, encoded by the exons ATGGCGGGTTTAGCGGCTAGATTAACGGTTAAAAACTGCACAATAATCGCCCAAAGGTCGAGTGTGATCGTCGGTGTTGGTCGATCGGCCAGATTTTCCAGTAGTTCGTCACAAATGGGCAGAATTCCGGGACACAAAACTCGACGTCTGCTTACTATTGTAGGCGGTAGTGCTGTTTCTTTAGCCGCCCTGGCGGCTTTCATCAAACTACGTTCCGCGGAAAACCCTGTGAATGCAGTTAGCCTAAAAAGGCGCATG CGCGACGATAGCGAGCTGGAGAACGTAAAACTGACGGCCCGGGAGCGCCGCTTCATCAAGTTTGCATCCGTGGAGTACGATGACCAGCTCTACATGACACCGCAGGACTTCCTAGACTCCGTTGTTGAGCAGGAGCCCAGAC CTCGCTTGAAACGACGCCAGTTGTCCAGCGATGAGGTGGATAAATACAAGGAGAACACGCCTGCTTTGAAGAAGGGTTCCACTCGTCTGTTTCGCAACCTAAGGGACAAGG GCATTGTCTCCTACACGgaatatttgtttttgctgtccATTCTAACAA aGCCGAAATCAGGATTCCGAATCGCATTCAACATGTTCGACACGGATGGAAATCAGCGCGTTGACAAGGACGAATTTCTAGTG ataatttccattttggccGGCGCTTTAAAAGACACTCAAAATGTCGATCCACAAACCAAGCGAATT CTCTCGCGTTTAGTGTCCTACGATGAGCAAAGCCAAATGACGAAACCCATGGCAGTGCCTCAGGCGAAAAGGGGTATA AACTATGTAAACGATGGCGAGGGTCTGCAGCGGCGTCACATGGTGGCCACCACACTGCAGCTGCACTTCTTCGGCAAGCGGGGCACTGGGGTGATCAACTACGATAACTTCTACCGCTTCATGGACAACCTGCAGACGGAGGTGCTGGAGCTGGAGTTCCACGAGTTCTCCAAGGGCAACAGCGTCATCAGCGAGCTGGACTTTGCCAAAATCCTGCTGCGTTACACGTACTTGGCCACCGACGAGTATGATGTCTTTCTGGAGCGCCTGCTCGAGCGGGTCAAGGATGAGAAGGGCATATCCTTTCACGATTTCCGCGACTTTTGTCACTTCCTCAACAATCTGGATGACTTCACAATCGCCATGCGCATGTATACGCTGGCGGATAGAGCCATTTCAAAGG ATGAATTTTCGCGCGCTGTCAAGATCTGCACCGGCTATAAGCTAAGTCCTCACTTGATCGATACCGTGTTCGCCATCTTCGACGCGGATGGCGATGGCCTGCTGTCCTACAAGGAGTTCATAGCCATCATGAAGGATCGCCTGCATCGCGGCTTCAAAGTAAGTGGTCGTTTCTTTGATTACAACGAAGCTCTGGACGCCTATGATGAGCCCGATTATCCGCTGTTTGTCGCCTGGCGACATCGGGTGTGCCGCCACCTGGATTACTTCATAGACAGCGATGCGCTTTGGCACTGA
- the MICU3 gene encoding mitochondrial calcium uptake 3, isoform D: MAGLAARLTVKNCTIIAQRSSVIVGVGRSARFSSSSSQMGRIPGHKTRRLLTIVGGSAVSLAALAAFIKLRSAENPVNAVSLKRRMRDDSELENVKLTARERRFIKFASVEYDDQLYMTPQDFLDSVVEQEPRPRLKRRQLSSDEVDKYKENTPALKKGSTRLFRNLRDKGIVSYTEYLFLLSILTKPKSGFRIAFNMFDTDGNQRVDKDEFLVIISILAGALKDTQNVDPQTKRILSRLVSYDEQSQMTKPMAVPQAKRGIMERIFSGAWKEKHGEQEPEEELATPTPLEQNYVNDGEGLQRRHMVATTLQLHFFGKRGTGVINYDNFYRFMDNLQTEVLELEFHEFSKGNSVISELDFAKILLRYTYLATDEYDVFLERLLERVKDEKGISFHDFRDFCHFLNNLDDFTIAMRMYTLADRAISKDEFSRAVKICTGYKLSPHLIDTVFAIFDADGDGLLSYKEFIAIMKDRLHRGFKVSGRFFDYNEALDAYDEPDYPLFVAWRHRVCRHLDYFIDSDALWH, translated from the exons ATGGCGGGTTTAGCGGCTAGATTAACGGTTAAAAACTGCACAATAATCGCCCAAAGGTCGAGTGTGATCGTCGGTGTTGGTCGATCGGCCAGATTTTCCAGTAGTTCGTCACAAATGGGCAGAATTCCGGGACACAAAACTCGACGTCTGCTTACTATTGTAGGCGGTAGTGCTGTTTCTTTAGCCGCCCTGGCGGCTTTCATCAAACTACGTTCCGCGGAAAACCCTGTGAATGCAGTTAGCCTAAAAAGGCGCATG CGCGACGATAGCGAGCTGGAGAACGTAAAACTGACGGCCCGGGAGCGCCGCTTCATCAAGTTTGCATCCGTGGAGTACGATGACCAGCTCTACATGACACCGCAGGACTTCCTAGACTCCGTTGTTGAGCAGGAGCCCAGAC CTCGCTTGAAACGACGCCAGTTGTCCAGCGATGAGGTGGATAAATACAAGGAGAACACGCCTGCTTTGAAGAAGGGTTCCACTCGTCTGTTTCGCAACCTAAGGGACAAGG GCATTGTCTCCTACACGgaatatttgtttttgctgtccATTCTAACAA aGCCGAAATCAGGATTCCGAATCGCATTCAACATGTTCGACACGGATGGAAATCAGCGCGTTGACAAGGACGAATTTCTAGTG ataatttccattttggccGGCGCTTTAAAAGACACTCAAAATGTCGATCCACAAACCAAGCGAATT CTCTCGCGTTTAGTGTCCTACGATGAGCAAAGCCAAATGACGAAACCCATGGCAGTGCCTCAGGCGAAAAGGGGTATA ATGGAGCGCATTTTCAGTGGCGCTTGGAAGGAGAAGCACGGCGAGCAAGAGCCGGAAGAGGAGCTCGCAACGCCCACTCCCCTGGAG CAGAACTATGTAAACGATGGCGAGGGTCTGCAGCGGCGTCACATGGTGGCCACCACACTGCAGCTGCACTTCTTCGGCAAGCGGGGCACTGGGGTGATCAACTACGATAACTTCTACCGCTTCATGGACAACCTGCAGACGGAGGTGCTGGAGCTGGAGTTCCACGAGTTCTCCAAGGGCAACAGCGTCATCAGCGAGCTGGACTTTGCCAAAATCCTGCTGCGTTACACGTACTTGGCCACCGACGAGTATGATGTCTTTCTGGAGCGCCTGCTCGAGCGGGTCAAGGATGAGAAGGGCATATCCTTTCACGATTTCCGCGACTTTTGTCACTTCCTCAACAATCTGGATGACTTCACAATCGCCATGCGCATGTATACGCTGGCGGATAGAGCCATTTCAAAGG ATGAATTTTCGCGCGCTGTCAAGATCTGCACCGGCTATAAGCTAAGTCCTCACTTGATCGATACCGTGTTCGCCATCTTCGACGCGGATGGCGATGGCCTGCTGTCCTACAAGGAGTTCATAGCCATCATGAAGGATCGCCTGCATCGCGGCTTCAAAGTAAGTGGTCGTTTCTTTGATTACAACGAAGCTCTGGACGCCTATGATGAGCCCGATTATCCGCTGTTTGTCGCCTGGCGACATCGGGTGTGCCGCCACCTGGATTACTTCATAGACAGCGATGCGCTTTGGCACTGA
- the MICU3 gene encoding mitochondrial calcium uptake 3, isoform A, translated as MAGLAARLTVKNCTIIAQRSSVIVGVGRSARFSSSSSQMGRIPGHKTRRLLTIVGGSAVSLAALAAFIKLRSAENPVNAVSLKRRMRDDSELENVKLTARERRFIKFASVEYDDQLYMTPQDFLDSVVEQEPRPRLKRRQLSSDEVDKYKENTPALKKGSTRLFRNLRDKGIVSYTEYLFLLSILTKPKSGFRIAFNMFDTDGNQRVDKDEFLVIISILAGALKDTQNVDPQTKRIMERIFSGAWKEKHGEQEPEEELATPTPLENYVNDGEGLQRRHMVATTLQLHFFGKRGTGVINYDNFYRFMDNLQTEVLELEFHEFSKGNSVISELDFAKILLRYTYLATDEYDVFLERLLERVKDEKGISFHDFRDFCHFLNNLDDFTIAMRMYTLADRAISKDEFSRAVKICTGYKLSPHLIDTVFAIFDADGDGLLSYKEFIAIMKDRLHRGFKVSGRFFDYNEALDAYDEPDYPLFVAWRHRVCRHLDYFIDSDALWH; from the exons ATGGCGGGTTTAGCGGCTAGATTAACGGTTAAAAACTGCACAATAATCGCCCAAAGGTCGAGTGTGATCGTCGGTGTTGGTCGATCGGCCAGATTTTCCAGTAGTTCGTCACAAATGGGCAGAATTCCGGGACACAAAACTCGACGTCTGCTTACTATTGTAGGCGGTAGTGCTGTTTCTTTAGCCGCCCTGGCGGCTTTCATCAAACTACGTTCCGCGGAAAACCCTGTGAATGCAGTTAGCCTAAAAAGGCGCATG CGCGACGATAGCGAGCTGGAGAACGTAAAACTGACGGCCCGGGAGCGCCGCTTCATCAAGTTTGCATCCGTGGAGTACGATGACCAGCTCTACATGACACCGCAGGACTTCCTAGACTCCGTTGTTGAGCAGGAGCCCAGAC CTCGCTTGAAACGACGCCAGTTGTCCAGCGATGAGGTGGATAAATACAAGGAGAACACGCCTGCTTTGAAGAAGGGTTCCACTCGTCTGTTTCGCAACCTAAGGGACAAGG GCATTGTCTCCTACACGgaatatttgtttttgctgtccATTCTAACAA aGCCGAAATCAGGATTCCGAATCGCATTCAACATGTTCGACACGGATGGAAATCAGCGCGTTGACAAGGACGAATTTCTAGTG ataatttccattttggccGGCGCTTTAAAAGACACTCAAAATGTCGATCCACAAACCAAGCGAATT ATGGAGCGCATTTTCAGTGGCGCTTGGAAGGAGAAGCACGGCGAGCAAGAGCCGGAAGAGGAGCTCGCAACGCCCACTCCCCTGGAG AACTATGTAAACGATGGCGAGGGTCTGCAGCGGCGTCACATGGTGGCCACCACACTGCAGCTGCACTTCTTCGGCAAGCGGGGCACTGGGGTGATCAACTACGATAACTTCTACCGCTTCATGGACAACCTGCAGACGGAGGTGCTGGAGCTGGAGTTCCACGAGTTCTCCAAGGGCAACAGCGTCATCAGCGAGCTGGACTTTGCCAAAATCCTGCTGCGTTACACGTACTTGGCCACCGACGAGTATGATGTCTTTCTGGAGCGCCTGCTCGAGCGGGTCAAGGATGAGAAGGGCATATCCTTTCACGATTTCCGCGACTTTTGTCACTTCCTCAACAATCTGGATGACTTCACAATCGCCATGCGCATGTATACGCTGGCGGATAGAGCCATTTCAAAGG ATGAATTTTCGCGCGCTGTCAAGATCTGCACCGGCTATAAGCTAAGTCCTCACTTGATCGATACCGTGTTCGCCATCTTCGACGCGGATGGCGATGGCCTGCTGTCCTACAAGGAGTTCATAGCCATCATGAAGGATCGCCTGCATCGCGGCTTCAAAGTAAGTGGTCGTTTCTTTGATTACAACGAAGCTCTGGACGCCTATGATGAGCCCGATTATCCGCTGTTTGTCGCCTGGCGACATCGGGTGTGCCGCCACCTGGATTACTTCATAGACAGCGATGCGCTTTGGCACTGA